GATGGACCGGGTGGCTCGTTCCTTGACCTCGTCCAGCGTTGCGTTGAGGAAGCCGCCGGACGTGTTGTAGGTCTGCACTGAGTCGCGGTAGGAGCCCAGCAGTTTGGCCAGAGGGAGTCCGGCGCGCTTGGCTTTGAGGTCATAGAGTGCGATGTCGATCGCGGCAAGTGCCTGCGTTGCCACACCCGAACGGCCCACCGATGCGCCGGCCCAGAGGAGCTTGGTGTAGATCTTGCCGATGTCGTTGGGGTCCTCGCCGATGATGCCCTCTGCGACTTCCTTGGCGTGGGCGTACTGTGCGGTGCCGCCTGCACGCTTGGAGTAGCTGAAGCCGATGCCGCTGTGACCCTGCTCCGTGGTGATCTCGGCGAACAGGAACACCACTTCGGTCATGGGCTTTTGCCGACCCGTGAAGACTTTGGCATCGCTGATGGGTACGGTGAGGGGCAAACGAGCCGTGGACAGCTTGACGTGGCGAATGAGATCTACGGTGCTCATGGTTCTCCTAGTGGGTGCGGCATCCTTGCCTACCACTTAGGATACAAGTTTTAAACTTGTACTACAAGAGTTGGGGAGACTGGTGGTGACCGGCGGTTATGTGGTGCCCGACAGGGCGCCGGATCATCAGATCCAGCCCTGTTGCCAGGCTTTCTCGGCGGCATCGTGCCGCGAAACGGCCCCGAGTTTCATCATCGCCGAGGACAGGTAATTGCGCACGGTGCCGGGGGCGAGCCGCAATTGCTCGGCAACCTGCGACACGCTGGACGTCGACCGGCTGAACCTCAATGCGTCAAGTTCGCGGTCGGTGAGGGGGCAGCGCTCGGCGGCCAGGGCAGTCGCTGCAATTTCAGGGTCGATATACCTTTTGCCGCCAGCCACGTCACGGATGACGTGGGCCAGGTCTTCAGCCGGGGTGGATTTGGGGACGAAGCCTGAAACCTTCGAGGCCAATGCCCTGCGCAACACCCCGGGCCGGGCATGACGCGTGACAATAATGACTCGTGTTTTGACGGTGGACAGGATGCGGGCTGCTGCCTCTACTCCATCCATCCTGGGCATTTCCAAGTCCAAGAGGCAGATGTCCGGCTGAAACTCCTGTGCTAACTCGGCGGCGGTGGCACCGTTGTCGGCACTGGCCACCACCTCGATATCAGGCTCCAGCCCTAAAAGGGCCTCCAAGGCGCCGCGGATGAGATGTTCGTCGTCGGCTATCAGCAAACGGATGCGCTGCGGGTCATCACGATCGTTCACGAAGCAATTCCTTTGGAGGGGACCGACGCCTGAAGTTCAAAGCGCTCCGCGTCCAGGATCGTTTCGAGCTGACCACCCAGCGCCGAGATCCGTTCGCGAAGGCCGGCAAGGCCATTGCCGGGTGACTTGCTGACGAGCGAATCGCTTGTCACTCCGTTGTTGCGAATGGTGAGGGTGCAGCTATCCGCGGAAGCAACCAGCGTGATGGAAGCCAGTGTTGCATCGCTGTGCCTGAGGATGTTGGTGGTGGCTTCGCGAACCGCCATGGCCAGCGCTTTATGAACGTCGGGGTTTCCAGGAATCGGGTCAATCGTGAGTTCGCAATGCGCTCCAGCGGCCGAAAGTACTTCGCGTGCGTTCTCGAGTTCGTTTTCGAGAACTGTTCCGCGGTATCCGGAGACCAGGGAGCGGGTTTCCTCCAGCGCCTGTTTTGCGGAGAGCCGGGCATCGTGAATATGCCCGCGGGCAGCATCGAGATCGACAGTGAGCAGTCGTTCCGCAAGTTCGGACTTCAGGGCAATGACTTGGAGGTGGTGCCCCTGGATATCATGCAGGTCCGCGGCGAAGCGTAGCCGCTCCTGGGCAACGGCCAGTTCCCCTGCCATGAGCCGGTGCCTGTCCAGCTCCACAACTATCCGCCACCACCACAAGCTGCTGATCAAGACCACGGGCATCAATGCGGCATAGCTGAGAAGCATGCGTAAGCCGGGCTCTTCTGGGAATCCGTAGCCGTGGCCATGCAGCAGCGAGTAGATGGTGGGATGCAAAAGCGTCGTTGCGAGGCCAGCGCCCAGTACGACCAGCCGCTGGCGGGAAGGAAGCAGGCAAGCCACCAAGGAGGCAGCCAACCACAGCGGCAGGCTCCACATGAGCGCATTGCTGGTAGAGAATAGGCCCAACACCCAAACGGCGACAGAAGAAACAAGCAGCGCCAGCGTCCAAGCAGTGCTCGGAAGTCCTCCGTTCAGGCCTGCCCGCAGGAACCAGCAGTACCGGATTTGGGCCGCCACAGCGCAGAAAAGAGCAAGAAGGAGAAGCCCGGCAACGCCGTCGGAATGGGAAGAGAACGCGTCCAAGGCAAGAATGATCAGCATGAAATTGAGCACCACGAGGATGAACACCATGGAGCCGAGTGTGTAAGTCCACGTCGTGCGTACGCTGCGACCCGGGCGGGAGGTGGGCTGCGGAACCTCAAGGGTCGTGGCTGCGGACATGACGCCCAGTGTAGGGCAATGACATTTGTCATGGATTCACCTGCGAATCAGCTGATGAAGCAATGACAAGAGCGCACTACACGGACCGCTTCGCGCGCTGAAGGATTGGATTGTCAACGTCACCCACCCATGAAGAGAGCCCTTGATGATTGAGTCCTTGCAAGATTTCACGTCCTCGCTACCGCCAATGTTGAAGTGGCTCGGGTGGTACTTATAGCGGCCATCCCGTTTGTTGATTCCTACTTCGGTGCTGTGGTGGGAGTGTTGACCGGCTTGCATCCTGCGGTGGCCATAGCCGCGGCTGTTGTGGGAAACGTCATCTCATTGCTCATATTTGTCTTTGCTGCCCATCGCGTGCGCACCAAAGTGGCGTCAAACAAGCCGACCAAAGAAGTCACCCCGCGCCGCGCCAAATTGCGCGCTACCTTCGATAAGTTCGGCGTCGCAGGAGTAAGCCTGATCGGCCCAACAATTCTGCCCAGCCAGATCACATCCGTTGCCATGATCTCCTTCGGAGCCTCCAGGAACGCCGTCATCCTCTGGCAGATCATTTCAATCATTATCTGGGGGACCGCGTTCGGAATTCTGGCCACTCTGGGCGTTTCCCTGGTCCGCTAGAGCTTTCACGGCGCTGGATACCTTCTGCAACAGGCCGCGACGTTATGCGTGTCCTTCGAGTTCCGGGAATATTCAGAGCGACTGCAACACACTTGGCTACGTGGCGGACAAGTACTGGGTATGAGCTACCTATCAAGAGCCCCCGACCGGGAAGAGGCCTTTCGGGCGCTGTACGAATCCGCCTACGCTGACCTGCTCAAGTTTGTTCAGCGTCGCGCGGACGTGGCGAATGCCGAGGATGTAGTGGCTGAGGCATTTCTTATCGTGTGGCGGCGGTTTTCGGAAGCGCCGAAGCACCAGGAGGACGCCCGGGCCTGGCTCTTTGGCATCACACGGAATCTCATGCTGAATGCCCGCCGCGGAGAACAGCGGCGGCAGGCCCTGGGCGTCCGACTGGCTGAGGCGACAGCCACATCCCATGTCGATTCCCACGCTGACCTGGTCAGCAGCCGCGTTGACTTAGGCAGAGCCTGGGCCCTTCTCTCCGAAGTCCACCAAGAGGCCCTTGGGCTTGCAATCTTCGAGAACCTGGCTGCACCCCAGGCAGCGCACGTGGTGGGCATCTCCCCAGTCGCGTTCAGGCTCCGGCTCACCCGCGCAAGGCGGGCCCTGCGACTGCTTCTTGACCACATCCCCCAGAATGAGTCGCTGCCGCCAGCGACGTTTCCCGAAAAGGCCACGACACCATGAAAAACAGCCGGAATATCGACACGCTGCTGCACTCCATGGACGCAGCCGGGCAGAGTGGAGCTCCCAACCCGGGCCGTTCGCAGAGCGACCTGGAACAGATCCTCAGATCCCGCCCAACTTCTGCGGACAGAGGCGCAGGACCTGTGGAAGACAAAAAGTCGACGACGTACCCAAGCGGCCGTCGTCGTCGAACCTTCGCGGTGGGTGCCGTTGCTTTTGCCGCCACAGTTGGGTTCCTCGTGGTGCCAGCACTGTCCGGAGGCGACCCGGCCTACGCCACGTGGACCGCCGCACCTGGTGAACTGATCGGTGACGAGCGGGATCGCGCGGTCTCCGACTGCGTCGGGTCCAGTAAGGGTGTTGGTGATGGCATGTTCGCCCAAGATGTGGCAGCGGCGGAGATCGCAATTGCAGAAAAGCGAGGGGCCTGGACCACTGTAGTCCTCGCGGGAGCTGACGGTTTTGAAGCAACGTGCACCACCGATTCCACGGCTGCATGGTTCAAGAGGGGTTCCTTCGGCTCAGTAGGAAAGCCCGGAAATGGGAAGGAGCCCACCGGCCGGGATATCAAAACCACCCAGCTCGGAACGGGTGTCATCGCCAACAACCCGCTCTCCATGGCGTCGGGGCAAGTTGGTCCAGAAGTCGCCGCCATGACCTACACCAGCGTGGCCGGCGATCGGATTACGGCCACCGTATCCAAAGGCCAATTCGCCTTTTGGCTTCCGGGTGGGGAACTGACAAATTCCGGCGAAGACGTACCTGTAGAGGTGACCTACGCCGACAGCACCAGAGAAATCCGCTACCTCAGCCTCTGAGGGGCAAATCTTCGAACCACAGGAACCTACCCCCGCAGCGCCCCGAACCCGGTAATCAGCGCCTCGAGTCCCAAACTGAAGGCAACATCCGTGGGACGCGCATGCTGTTCCAGGGCCAGCCGATCCACGGCGGCCGTGAAGTTGGGGACCTGTTCGGCGAGGCTGCCGGCGTCGAAGATGTCCTCCGGCGCGGTGACGTCGTAAGCGGCCCCGAACACAAAGGCTTCCAACGCGACAATTGCCGAGATGATTTTTTCTTCGGGGAATCCGGCGTCCCGGAAGCCGGCGGTAACGGCCTCGTACATGGCCAGGGTCTTCGGGGCATTGGCCACCGGAAGTACTGCAATCACAGGGATCAGCGGCGTATGCTCCGAGAACACATCCCGGTAGGACCACGCCCAACGACGCACAGCAACATCCCACGGTTCCACCCCAAAGGCGGAGACATCCACCATCGCCGCCAAGTGGTCCTCCAGCAGCAGCAACACGTCATCCTTGGAGGCTACGTGGTTGTACAGGGCAGAAGGCGCGACGCCGAGGGAGCGTGCCAGGGCCGCCATGGTGAGTCCGTCATAACCCTTGCTGCTGATCAAGTCGAGTGCCGCCGTCGTGATGCCGTCCTGGTCCAGGATTGCCGCGGTCGGCCGACCGGCGCGGCGGCGCGCGGGGAGCGCGGAAGGAGCGGGAGTTGGTGCGGGCATCGGAAGCCTTTCTGCTGCCTGTGTCCCCAGCATTATTCCATCGGGCCTTCACAGCGGCCGACTCCAACGCTACTATGGATATAAATGAATGGCATTCATTTATTGGTCAGCCACCACGGACGGCCACGGAGAGGACATCATGCAGAATCTTGATCGCGACGTTGTAATCGTCGGTGCCGGACCGTCAGGGCTGACGGCGGCACGCGAATTGAAGAAGGCCGGACTCAGCGTCGCAGTGCTCGAAGCACGCGACCGCGTGGGCGGCCGCACCTGGACCGACACCATCGACGGCGCCATGCTGGAAATCGGCGGCCAGTGGGTTTCCCCGGACCAAACGGTGCTCATGGAGCTGCTGGACGAGCTCGGACTGAAAATGTACTCACGCTACCGCGACGGCAAGTCCGTCTACATCGGCGCAGACGGCAAGCGCACGCAGTACACCGGTGACACTTTCCCGGTGAACGAAACCACCAAGGCCGAGATGGACAAGTTGGTCGCCATCCTGGACGGCCTCGCCGCCGAGATCGGACCCACCGAGCCCTGGGCACACCCCAAGGCACGCGAGCTGGACACCATCTCCTTCCACCACTGGCTCCGCCAGAACTCCAACGACGAGGAAGCCTGCAACAACATTGGCCTCTTCATCGCCGGCGGCATGCTCACCAAGCCTGCCCACGCCTTCTCCGCGCTGCAGGCAGTCCTCATGGCCGCCTCGGCCGGCTCGTTCACGCACCTGACGGACGAGGATTTCATCCTGGACAAGCGCGTCATCGGCGGTATGCAGCAGGTCTCGCTCCTGCAGGCAGCAGAGTTGGGCGACGACGTCGTCCTCAACAGCCCGGTCCGCACCATCAAGTGGGACGACAATAAGGTGACCGTGGTCTCCGAGCAGGCAACCGTCAACGCGCGGTACGTGATCATGGCCGTGCCGCCGAACCTGTACTCCCGCGTCTCGTTCGAGCCACCGCTGCCGCGCCGCCAGCACCAGATGCACCAGCACCAGTCCCTGGGCCTGGTCATCAAGGTCCACGCCGTGTACGACACCCCGTTCTGGCGCGAAGAAGGACTTTCCGGCACAGGCTTCAGCGCAGGCGCGCTGGTCCAGGAGGTTTACGACAACACGAACCACGGCGACACCCGCGGCACCCTGGTGGGCTTCGTGTCCGACGAAAAGGCCGATGCCGTCTTCGAGCTCAGCGCCGAGGACCGCAAGAAGGCCATCCTGGAATCCATCGCCGGCTTCCTGGGCGACAAGGCCCTCGCGCCCGAGGTCTACTACGAATCCGACTGGGGCTCCGAAGAATGGACCCGCGGCGCCTACGCATCCAGCTACGACCTCGGCGGCCTGCACCGCTACGGCAAAGACCAGCACGCGAATGTCGGACCGATCTACTGGTCCTCGTCCGACCTCGCAGCAGAGGGCTACCAGCACGTGGACGGCGCGGTCCGCATGGGCCAGGCAACTGCTGCCCGCATCGTTGAGGCCAACAAGCTGAGCGCACTGCCCGTCGCCTAAGGCATTTCGTACCAGCACCGGCAGGCCGGGGGAGCACCATTCCCGGCCTGCCGGCTCGACTGTTTAAGCAGTAACCGGTTTATGCACCACAGGAAAGGACCACCATGCGCTACGTAGTGGGCTACACCGCCAACGCGAGGGGGCACGACGCCGTTCACCTTGCCGTCGCGCTGGCCCGGAACCACGATGTCAGCCTGGACCTGGTCCTGGTAATCCCGGAAGACTCCCCGTTCAACGCCGTCTACCCTCCGGAGACCGGCTACAACGACATCCTCACCGAGCAGGCGCAGCGCTGGCTGGATGAAGGACTGGCGTTGGTTCCGGACGACGTTACAGCCCGCGCCCA
Above is a genomic segment from Arthrobacter sp. YN containing:
- a CDS encoding response regulator transcription factor; this encodes MNDRDDPQRIRLLIADDEHLIRGALEALLGLEPDIEVVASADNGATAAELAQEFQPDICLLDLEMPRMDGVEAAARILSTVKTRVIIVTRHARPGVLRRALASKVSGFVPKSTPAEDLAHVIRDVAGGKRYIDPEIAATALAAERCPLTDRELDALRFSRSTSSVSQVAEQLRLAPGTVRNYLSSAMMKLGAVSRHDAAEKAWQQGWI
- a CDS encoding sensor histidine kinase, whose translation is MSAATTLEVPQPTSRPGRSVRTTWTYTLGSMVFILVVLNFMLIILALDAFSSHSDGVAGLLLLALFCAVAAQIRYCWFLRAGLNGGLPSTAWTLALLVSSVAVWVLGLFSTSNALMWSLPLWLAASLVACLLPSRQRLVVLGAGLATTLLHPTIYSLLHGHGYGFPEEPGLRMLLSYAALMPVVLISSLWWWRIVVELDRHRLMAGELAVAQERLRFAADLHDIQGHHLQVIALKSELAERLLTVDLDAARGHIHDARLSAKQALEETRSLVSGYRGTVLENELENAREVLSAAGAHCELTIDPIPGNPDVHKALAMAVREATTNILRHSDATLASITLVASADSCTLTIRNNGVTSDSLVSKSPGNGLAGLRERISALGGQLETILDAERFELQASVPSKGIAS
- a CDS encoding RNA polymerase sigma factor, with the protein product MSYLSRAPDREEAFRALYESAYADLLKFVQRRADVANAEDVVAEAFLIVWRRFSEAPKHQEDARAWLFGITRNLMLNARRGEQRRQALGVRLAEATATSHVDSHADLVSSRVDLGRAWALLSEVHQEALGLAIFENLAAPQAAHVVGISPVAFRLRLTRARRALRLLLDHIPQNESLPPATFPEKATTP
- a CDS encoding TetR/AcrR family transcriptional regulator — encoded protein: MLGTQAAERLPMPAPTPAPSALPARRRAGRPTAAILDQDGITTAALDLISSKGYDGLTMAALARSLGVAPSALYNHVASKDDVLLLLEDHLAAMVDVSAFGVEPWDVAVRRWAWSYRDVFSEHTPLIPVIAVLPVANAPKTLAMYEAVTAGFRDAGFPEEKIISAIVALEAFVFGAAYDVTAPEDIFDAGSLAEQVPNFTAAVDRLALEQHARPTDVAFSLGLEALITGFGALRG
- a CDS encoding flavin monoamine oxidase family protein, whose protein sequence is MQNLDRDVVIVGAGPSGLTAARELKKAGLSVAVLEARDRVGGRTWTDTIDGAMLEIGGQWVSPDQTVLMELLDELGLKMYSRYRDGKSVYIGADGKRTQYTGDTFPVNETTKAEMDKLVAILDGLAAEIGPTEPWAHPKARELDTISFHHWLRQNSNDEEACNNIGLFIAGGMLTKPAHAFSALQAVLMAASAGSFTHLTDEDFILDKRVIGGMQQVSLLQAAELGDDVVLNSPVRTIKWDDNKVTVVSEQATVNARYVIMAVPPNLYSRVSFEPPLPRRQHQMHQHQSLGLVIKVHAVYDTPFWREEGLSGTGFSAGALVQEVYDNTNHGDTRGTLVGFVSDEKADAVFELSAEDRKKAILESIAGFLGDKALAPEVYYESDWGSEEWTRGAYASSYDLGGLHRYGKDQHANVGPIYWSSSDLAAEGYQHVDGAVRMGQATAARIVEANKLSALPVA